The Streptomyces cynarae genome contains a region encoding:
- a CDS encoding DUF4267 domain-containing protein yields the protein MTVTAYTLAVLLDLFCVFLGYRFWFQPASAAAGYGVPADPRGEAGAYLSVKGLRDGTFGLAGLAVLAFAGARAEAWFMVSVALVPFLDTLIVLRHGGPKAVAFGIHFATAVVVLISAGLLFAV from the coding sequence ATGACCGTCACCGCGTACACACTGGCCGTCCTGCTCGACCTGTTCTGCGTGTTCCTCGGCTACCGCTTCTGGTTCCAGCCCGCATCCGCCGCGGCGGGCTACGGCGTCCCCGCCGACCCCCGCGGCGAAGCCGGTGCCTACCTGTCGGTCAAGGGGCTGAGGGACGGCACCTTCGGGCTGGCGGGCCTCGCGGTGCTGGCCTTCGCCGGTGCTCGTGCCGAGGCCTGGTTCATGGTCAGCGTGGCACTCGTCCCATTCCTCGACACGCTGATAGTCCTGCGCCACGGCGGCCCGAAGGCCGTGGCCTTCGGGATCCACTTCGCAACCGCCGTCGTTGTACTGATCAGTGCCGGCCTGCTCTTCGCCGTCTGA
- a CDS encoding cupin domain-containing protein encodes MSLFVPKFEESVIVREAEAEVVGRAPTTIRLLADSSATGGALSTQRVTLKGGADGAKPHWHDNSAEMFFLLDGAADILSGEDIVTAGPGDLVIVPPGKPHAFAAVPGADADLLIVITPGVERFEYFRHLQRIALGEATPESLLEVQDLYDNHFLRSEAWEGRRG; translated from the coding sequence ATGTCGCTGTTCGTGCCGAAGTTCGAAGAGTCCGTGATCGTTCGCGAGGCCGAGGCCGAAGTCGTCGGTCGCGCGCCCACCACCATCCGTCTGCTCGCCGACAGCAGCGCGACCGGCGGCGCCCTGTCCACCCAGCGCGTCACCCTCAAGGGCGGCGCCGACGGGGCCAAGCCGCACTGGCACGACAACTCCGCCGAGATGTTCTTCCTGCTCGACGGCGCCGCGGACATCCTCTCCGGGGAGGACATCGTGACCGCCGGACCCGGCGACCTCGTCATCGTCCCGCCCGGAAAGCCGCACGCCTTCGCCGCCGTACCCGGTGCGGACGCCGACCTGCTGATCGTCATCACCCCGGGCGTCGAGCGCTTCGAGTACTTCCGTCACCTCCAGCGCATCGCCCTCGGCGAGGCCACCCCGGAGAGCCTGCTGGAGGTGCAGGACCTGTACGACAACCACTTCCTGCGCAGCGAGGCCTGGGAAGGGCGCCGAGGCTGA